One Candidatus Rokuibacteriota bacterium genomic window, AGATCACCCGCGTCAACGGCACCATGATCAACCAGAACAACGTGGCCGCCGACTTCGCGGTCAAGGCCCTGGGCTTCAAGACCTTCGCGCTGATCCACGACACGACCGACTACGGCCGGGCGCATGCCAAGTGGTTCACCGAGTTCGTGGAGAAGGCGGGCGGCAAGATCCTCTCGGCCCAGGGCACGGCCAAGGACCAGAAGGACTACGCAGCGGAGCTCACCCGCGCGAAGGGGGACAAGCCCGAGGTGATCTGGTACGGCGGCCTCACTCCTGACGGGGTGCGGGTCAAGGTGCAGATGGACAAGCTCGGCGTCCGCGCCCAGTTCCAAGGCACCAGCGGCATCAAGTCCGACACCTACAACGAGACGGCGGGCCCGTCGGCCGAGGGCACGCTGGCCTTCGTCGAGGGCGCACCCACAGAGAAGCTGCCGGGTGGCAAGAAGTTCCTCGACGCCTACGGCAAGGCGGCCTTCAAGGAGCCGGCCGAGGCCTATGGCCCCTTCGCCTACGTGGCCGCCAACCTCGTCATCGACGCCATCGAGGCCGTGGGCCCCGACCGCGCCAAGGTGGCGCAGCGGCTCAAGCGGACCAAGAACGCCAACACCATCATCGGGCCCGTGGAGTTCGACGACCACGGCCAGAACACCGTCGCGCTCATCTCCAAGTACGTGAGCCAGGATGGCAAGTGGGTGCTCTGGGAGG contains:
- a CDS encoding branched-chain amino acid ABC transporter substrate-binding protein, whose translation is MSHPESSSHLSRREILRGSAVVGVALALGPAAPALAQKKTVKLAFIGPLTGGTASNGLGGRNSFLLAVQERNADPKSKYQYETEVLDDECKPTVAVQAALKASSDPRVVAGVTHYCSVTAIATVDTYHKAGMPAMVWGAVLPEITYSHDYIEITRVNGTMINQNNVAADFAVKALGFKTFALIHDTTDYGRAHAKWFTEFVEKAGGKILSAQGTAKDQKDYAAELTRAKGDKPEVIWYGGLTPDGVRVKVQMDKLGVRAQFQGTSGIKSDTYNETAGPSAEGTLAFVEGAPTEKLPGGKKFLDAYGKAAFKEPAEAYGPFAYVAANLVIDAIEAVGPDRAKVAQRLKRTKNANTIIGPVEFDDHGQNTVALISKYVSQDGKWVLWEDSEYASGKRTLPGLKYKKL